Proteins from a genomic interval of Stenotrophomonas maltophilia R551-3:
- a CDS encoding DUF2946 family protein: MLLVLLAPLVSRWLAHGHVAAAVPVAAMDHAMHAEHAQHAMEGHHDHHAMAMPHGEAAKKPPADPHADHEMGVDCDYCLIAARLITLLVAALLLLTPMAPVCRALRGAVRALPQRISGTLGARGPPAFMAA; the protein is encoded by the coding sequence ATGCTGCTGGTGCTGCTCGCTCCGCTGGTGAGCCGCTGGCTGGCGCACGGTCACGTGGCTGCTGCAGTGCCCGTGGCGGCGATGGACCACGCGATGCACGCAGAGCATGCGCAGCACGCGATGGAAGGCCATCACGACCACCACGCGATGGCGATGCCGCACGGCGAGGCCGCAAAGAAGCCACCTGCCGATCCACACGCCGATCATGAGATGGGTGTGGACTGCGATTACTGCCTGATCGCTGCACGGCTGATCACCCTGTTGGTGGCGGCATTGTTGCTGTTGACGCCGATGGCACCGGTGTGCCGCGCGCTGCGCGGTGCGGTGCGGGCGCTGCCGCAACGGATCAGCGGCACATTGGGAGCGCGTGGGCCGCCGGCCTTCATGGCCGCCTGA
- a CDS encoding GPW/gp25 family protein gives MRGIDANTGKSLDGLAHLHQSVRDILTTPLGSRVLRREYGSRVFELIDAPTNRSLRMDLIAATVDALARWEPRLHVENVDVSLPAPGVMILAVTGIHLPDGEAITIEGIEVR, from the coding sequence ATGCGAGGAATCGACGCCAACACCGGCAAATCACTGGATGGGCTCGCCCATCTTCACCAGTCCGTGCGTGACATTCTCACCACGCCCCTTGGCTCCCGCGTACTGCGCCGCGAATACGGTTCACGCGTGTTTGAACTGATCGATGCGCCGACCAACCGCTCGCTGCGCATGGACCTGATCGCGGCCACCGTCGACGCGCTCGCGCGATGGGAACCGCGTCTCCACGTCGAGAACGTCGACGTTTCCCTCCCCGCCCCCGGCGTGATGATCCTGGCAGTGACCGGGATCCACCTGCCGGACGGCGAGGCCATCACCATCGAAGGAATCGAGGTTCGCTAA
- a CDS encoding baseplate assembly protein: MASGSFTSVNLSQLPAPAVIEVLDFEAMFDESLTALQALDPTFDALLPSDPAFKILEVCTYLRLLDRQRVNDAARGVMLAYAVGSDLDHLAAIFGIARQVLDPGKPQQGIAPRYENDEDFRRRIQLGPEGFSVAGPEGAYVFHALSADPRVLDASATSPAPGEVVVSVLSREADGTATQGLLDVVEAKLSADDVRPLTDHVLVRTAAIVNYSVSAALFTFAGPDSQVVLAEARTRLDRYISESHRLGRDVTRSGLFAALHAEGVQRVEITSPATDIVVDRTQATHCSNITLTHGGNDE; the protein is encoded by the coding sequence GTGGCATCCGGCTCGTTCACCAGTGTCAATCTGTCCCAGCTGCCCGCCCCGGCGGTCATCGAAGTGCTCGATTTCGAAGCCATGTTCGATGAATCGCTGACCGCGCTGCAGGCCCTGGACCCCACCTTCGACGCGCTGCTGCCGTCGGACCCGGCCTTCAAGATCCTGGAGGTCTGCACCTACCTGCGCCTGCTCGATCGCCAGCGCGTCAACGACGCCGCGCGTGGCGTGATGCTGGCCTATGCGGTCGGCAGCGATCTGGATCACCTCGCTGCGATCTTCGGCATCGCCCGCCAGGTACTGGACCCGGGCAAGCCGCAGCAGGGCATCGCGCCCCGCTACGAGAATGACGAGGACTTCCGCCGCCGCATCCAGCTGGGGCCGGAAGGATTCAGCGTGGCCGGGCCGGAAGGTGCCTATGTATTCCATGCGCTGAGCGCCGACCCGCGGGTGCTGGATGCGAGTGCCACCAGCCCCGCACCGGGCGAGGTGGTGGTGTCGGTGCTGTCGCGCGAGGCGGATGGAACCGCGACCCAGGGCCTGCTCGACGTCGTAGAAGCAAAACTGAGTGCGGATGACGTGCGACCGTTGACCGATCATGTCCTGGTGCGCACCGCGGCAATCGTCAACTACTCGGTCAGCGCCGCGCTGTTTACCTTTGCCGGTCCAGACTCGCAGGTGGTGCTTGCCGAAGCACGTACCCGCCTGGACCGTTACATCAGCGAGTCGCACCGGCTCGGCCGCGACGTTACCCGTTCGGGGCTTTTCGCCGCACTGCACGCCGAAGGTGTTCAACGTGTGGAAATCACCAGCCCGGCGACAGACATCGTGGTCGATCGCACCCAGGCCACGCACTGCAGCAACATCACGCTGACCCATGGCGGCAATGATGAGTGA
- a CDS encoding glycoside hydrolase family 24 protein, giving the protein MTVAAASALGGTNVAAFLDMLAVSEGTDIPGQRSRGRGYDVIVGGQLFSDYRDHPRVLVSLPRYGIKSSAAGRYQFLRSTWDDLRARLGLPDFGPVSQDRAAVALLKQCGAYELIRLGRFDAAVTAARRIWASLPGAGYGQKEHALETLRAAYRAAGGALQ; this is encoded by the coding sequence ATGACCGTCGCCGCCGCCAGTGCCCTCGGTGGCACCAACGTCGCTGCGTTCCTGGACATGCTGGCCGTGTCCGAAGGCACCGACATTCCGGGCCAGCGCTCACGTGGCCGCGGCTACGACGTCATCGTCGGCGGCCAGCTGTTCAGCGACTACCGCGACCATCCCCGCGTGCTGGTGTCGCTGCCGCGCTACGGCATCAAATCCAGCGCCGCCGGCCGCTACCAGTTCCTGCGCAGCACCTGGGACGACCTGCGCGCACGCCTGGGCCTGCCTGACTTCGGGCCAGTCTCGCAGGACCGTGCGGCGGTCGCCCTGCTGAAACAGTGCGGTGCCTACGAGCTGATCCGGTTGGGACGCTTCGATGCCGCTGTCACCGCGGCACGGCGCATCTGGGCGTCGCTGCCAGGCGCCGGCTACGGCCAGAAGGAGCACGCACTGGAAACGCTACGCGCGGCGTACCGTGCCGCCGGCGGAGCCCTGCAGTGA
- a CDS encoding phage baseplate assembly protein V → MSAEHARLIGNLLMIGVVRELDEANGRVRVDADGMLTDWIPWLERRAGPGVRSWCAPEPGEQVVLACPYGDPGQALVLGSLYQDRFPPPADSRLRQRTEFADGSTVEYDQETTTLNVHVGSGKVIVTCANAQVIASESIVLDTPSIKATGDLDVSGAISAGKDISTPGEIKAGAIGLKAHKHTAQGPTAPTTPAQA, encoded by the coding sequence ATGAGCGCCGAACACGCGCGGTTGATCGGCAACCTGCTGATGATCGGTGTGGTACGCGAGCTGGACGAGGCGAACGGGCGTGTTCGCGTCGATGCCGACGGCATGCTCACCGACTGGATTCCCTGGCTGGAACGCCGCGCGGGCCCGGGCGTACGCAGCTGGTGCGCCCCCGAACCCGGCGAGCAGGTCGTACTGGCCTGCCCCTATGGCGATCCCGGCCAGGCGCTGGTACTCGGCAGCCTGTACCAGGACCGCTTTCCGCCGCCGGCCGACTCGCGCCTGCGGCAACGCACCGAGTTCGCCGACGGCAGCACCGTCGAGTACGACCAGGAAACCACCACGCTCAACGTCCATGTCGGCAGCGGCAAGGTCATCGTCACCTGCGCGAATGCACAGGTGATCGCCAGCGAATCGATCGTGCTCGATACGCCCTCGATCAAGGCGACCGGCGATCTGGATGTCAGCGGCGCGATCAGCGCTGGCAAGGACATCAGCACACCGGGCGAGATCAAGGCTGGCGCCATCGGCCTGAAGGCACACAAGCACACCGCACAGGGCCCAACCGCCCCGACCACGCCGGCCCAGGCTTGA
- a CDS encoding PepSY domain-containing protein: protein MSLRSTAKRWTYLVHRWLGIGGCLLMLLWFVSGLVMLFIGYPKLTPGERLAALPVLPEAHDLHGLSVLPAAVQAEPEAVALTTLRGEPAYVVRAGSNVGAWSAVTGQALLPVSAQRAEASAAQFAGGPAFVGAMRVDEDRWTHSRALDAHRPLYRVEVGGAQPGDLYVSSRTGEVVLDAPHVQQRWNYVGAWLHWLYFLRMQSVDPVWTWVVIVLSALCTVAAVSGIVVGVWRWRFRGHYRSGAKTPYVEPWMRWHHLIGLVAAAFVFTWIFSGLMSMNPLGVFSSTREAIDSGRYRGGAVAVDGALGAPAALLAVADATRFKPVEIQWRRIGGELFAVLLDGQGDTRIVSQVEGRLQVARVLPAEWLQQKAGAMSDVPMQGFAVQQAPDAYFYPRAPEAMNGAAVRRFPVAVVDFDDAEATRVYLDLATGDPLLTMGHRERVGRWLFYFLHSWDLPAMLRQEGARLAVLLLLSAAGTALCATATVIGYRRLRMKVRRR, encoded by the coding sequence ATGTCGCTGCGATCCACCGCCAAGCGCTGGACCTACCTGGTGCACCGCTGGCTGGGCATCGGCGGATGCCTGCTGATGCTGTTGTGGTTCGTCAGCGGGTTGGTGATGTTGTTCATCGGCTACCCGAAGCTGACGCCCGGTGAACGTCTGGCGGCATTGCCGGTGCTGCCGGAGGCCCACGATCTGCACGGGCTGTCGGTGCTGCCTGCCGCCGTGCAGGCCGAGCCGGAGGCCGTGGCACTGACCACGCTGCGCGGCGAGCCGGCGTATGTGGTGCGCGCGGGAAGCAACGTGGGGGCGTGGTCAGCCGTCACTGGCCAGGCCCTGCTGCCGGTGTCGGCACAGCGCGCCGAAGCATCGGCGGCACAGTTCGCCGGCGGTCCGGCCTTCGTTGGTGCGATGCGGGTGGACGAGGATCGCTGGACGCATTCGCGCGCGCTGGACGCGCACCGGCCGCTGTACCGGGTGGAGGTGGGGGGCGCACAGCCCGGTGACCTGTATGTGTCCTCGCGCACCGGTGAAGTGGTGCTGGACGCACCGCATGTGCAGCAGCGCTGGAACTATGTGGGGGCCTGGCTGCACTGGCTGTATTTCCTGCGCATGCAGTCGGTGGATCCGGTGTGGACGTGGGTGGTGATCGTGCTGTCCGCGCTGTGCACGGTGGCGGCGGTCAGCGGGATCGTGGTGGGGGTATGGCGCTGGCGTTTCCGTGGGCACTATCGCTCGGGTGCGAAGACACCGTATGTCGAGCCGTGGATGCGCTGGCACCATCTGATCGGACTGGTGGCGGCCGCCTTCGTTTTTACCTGGATCTTCAGCGGGCTGATGTCGATGAATCCATTGGGGGTCTTCAGCAGCACGCGCGAGGCGATCGACAGCGGACGCTATCGCGGTGGTGCGGTGGCGGTGGATGGCGCATTGGGTGCACCAGCGGCGCTACTGGCGGTGGCCGACGCTACGCGGTTCAAGCCGGTGGAGATCCAGTGGCGGCGCATCGGTGGTGAACTGTTTGCGGTGCTGCTGGATGGACAAGGCGATACCCGCATCGTGTCCCAGGTTGAAGGGCGGTTGCAGGTTGCGCGCGTGTTGCCCGCAGAGTGGCTGCAGCAGAAGGCAGGGGCGATGTCCGACGTGCCGATGCAGGGTTTCGCAGTCCAGCAAGCGCCGGATGCGTACTTCTATCCGCGTGCACCGGAGGCCATGAATGGTGCGGCGGTGCGCCGCTTCCCGGTGGCAGTGGTGGACTTCGACGATGCCGAGGCGACGCGTGTCTATCTCGATCTGGCCACCGGCGACCCGTTGCTGACGATGGGGCATCGGGAACGGGTGGGGCGCTGGCTGTTCTACTTCCTGCACAGCTGGGACCTACCGGCGATGTTGCGCCAGGAAGGTGCCCGGCTGGCTGTGTTGCTGCTGCTGAGCGCTGCTGGCACGGCGTTGTGCGCGACGGCCACGGTGATCGGCTATCGCCGGTTGCGGATGAAGGTGCGGCGGCGCTGA
- a CDS encoding TonB-dependent receptor — protein MKTNSNSAHLRRATLPVLCALLLHAAPLLAADAAPPTTLDTVRVVDTRSGELSSTANAGSALGLSVLQTPASLTVISREQLEQRGDSNLNDAISRAGAISAMPHPGNGLSALSSRGFTDGASVMRLYDGLRQYGGVGITFPFDTWSIERIEVLRGPASVIHGDGAIGGVINIVPKKPSRGAIENEISVTVGSEDTARLGFGSGGALTPELAYRLDVSGNYSGGWVDRGRNNDATFSGALLWQPRTDLQLTLTHAQGYQQPMRYFGTPLVEGRQLEALRHRNYNVDDSEIRYRDRWTQLDALWTPTANVEWRTRLYQIDSQRDWRNAEAYVYNRATGLIDRSGNTEITHNQDQTGLTSTLRVQGTAGGLQNSFAVGLDANRAHFKHTNNTYAGSSGPVDPFDPVPGQFVSDAPNLPRYRNRAEQYALFVEDRLALSERWSVLGGLRHDRARIDRTDLISGQNAFSKTYSSTGWRAGTVFALQPTLSLYAQYSQAADPVSGLLMISPANGAFDLAKGRQIEVGLKQAFDGGEWTLAAYRIRKTGLLSRDPLVPDRRVQVGAQTSRGIEASLNWNFAPHWTLDANATVLKAEFEDFLETAGSPPMLVSRDGNVPPNVAERLANVWLSWRFAPDWSAAGGVRYVGKRYADNANTLELPGYSTTDLALTWQAAPRTRLTARLFNVFDKAYYATAYYTSTQWLLGADRRVEFTVDHRF, from the coding sequence ATGAAAACGAACTCCAACTCCGCGCACCTGCGCCGGGCGACGCTGCCTGTCCTGTGCGCGTTGCTCCTGCACGCCGCGCCCCTGCTTGCCGCTGATGCGGCACCACCGACCACGCTGGATACCGTGCGGGTGGTCGATACCCGCAGCGGCGAACTCTCGTCCACCGCCAACGCCGGATCCGCACTGGGCCTGAGCGTGCTGCAGACACCGGCCAGCCTGACGGTGATTTCGCGCGAACAGCTGGAACAGCGTGGCGACAGCAACCTCAACGATGCAATCAGCCGGGCAGGCGCGATCAGTGCGATGCCGCACCCCGGCAACGGCCTGAGCGCGCTGTCCAGCCGCGGCTTCACCGATGGCGCCTCGGTGATGCGCCTGTACGACGGGCTGCGCCAGTACGGCGGCGTGGGCATCACGTTCCCGTTCGATACCTGGTCGATCGAGCGCATCGAAGTGCTGCGCGGGCCGGCCTCGGTGATCCACGGTGATGGCGCGATCGGCGGCGTGATCAACATCGTGCCGAAGAAGCCCTCGCGCGGTGCCATCGAAAACGAGATCAGCGTGACCGTGGGCAGCGAGGACACCGCGCGCCTGGGCTTCGGCAGCGGTGGCGCGCTGACGCCCGAGCTGGCCTACCGGCTGGATGTGAGTGGCAACTACAGCGGCGGTTGGGTGGACCGTGGCCGCAACAACGATGCGACGTTCTCCGGCGCGCTGCTGTGGCAGCCGCGCACCGACCTGCAGCTGACCCTCACCCATGCGCAGGGCTACCAGCAGCCGATGCGTTACTTCGGCACGCCGCTGGTCGAGGGCCGCCAGCTGGAGGCGCTGCGCCACCGCAACTACAACGTGGATGACAGCGAGATCCGCTACCGTGACCGCTGGACCCAGCTCGATGCGCTGTGGACGCCGACCGCGAACGTGGAATGGCGCACGCGCCTCTACCAGATCGACAGCCAACGCGATTGGCGCAATGCCGAGGCCTATGTTTACAACCGCGCCACCGGCTTGATCGATCGATCGGGCAACACCGAGATCACCCACAACCAGGACCAGACCGGGCTGACCTCGACGCTGCGTGTGCAGGGAACGGCGGGTGGCCTGCAGAACAGCTTCGCGGTGGGCCTGGATGCCAACCGCGCCCACTTCAAGCACACCAACAACACCTATGCTGGCAGTTCGGGCCCGGTCGATCCGTTCGATCCGGTGCCGGGCCAGTTCGTCAGCGATGCGCCGAACCTGCCGCGCTACCGCAACCGTGCCGAACAGTACGCGTTGTTCGTGGAAGACCGCTTGGCGCTGAGCGAGCGCTGGTCGGTGCTGGGAGGGCTGCGCCACGACCGCGCGCGCATCGACCGTACCGATCTGATCAGCGGCCAGAACGCGTTCTCGAAGACCTACAGCAGCACCGGCTGGCGTGCAGGCACGGTGTTCGCGCTGCAGCCGACGCTGAGCCTATATGCGCAGTACTCGCAGGCGGCGGACCCTGTCAGTGGCCTGCTGATGATCAGCCCGGCCAACGGTGCCTTCGATCTGGCCAAGGGCAGGCAGATCGAAGTGGGCCTGAAGCAGGCGTTCGATGGCGGCGAGTGGACGCTGGCGGCGTATCGCATCCGCAAGACCGGGCTGCTCAGCCGCGATCCGCTGGTGCCAGATCGCCGGGTGCAGGTGGGCGCGCAGACCTCACGCGGTATCGAGGCGTCGTTGAACTGGAACTTCGCGCCGCACTGGACGTTGGATGCCAACGCCACGGTGCTGAAGGCCGAGTTCGAGGACTTCCTGGAGACGGCCGGTTCGCCGCCGATGCTGGTGTCGCGCGATGGCAACGTGCCGCCGAACGTGGCCGAACGCCTGGCCAATGTGTGGTTGAGCTGGCGGTTCGCGCCGGACTGGAGCGCGGCGGGTGGCGTTCGCTATGTCGGCAAGCGCTACGCCGACAATGCCAATACGCTGGAATTGCCCGGCTACAGCACCACCGATCTGGCGCTGACCTGGCAGGCAGCACCGCGCACGCGGCTGACCGCTCGCCTGTTCAACGTGTTCGACAAGGCGTACTACGCCACGGCGTACTACACCAGTACACAGTGGCTGCTGGGCGCGGATCGCCGCGTCGAGTTCACCGTCGATCATCGCTTCTGA
- a CDS encoding DUF7696 family protein — MPRLHDGRDVDSSSDDWRLHCEARLVLQLDGYRRMGSDGRWTAVSSRRHRQQYLEGVLAARGPVERERLAAAALRLWTASPPVQLHHDVSR; from the coding sequence ATGCCACGCCTGCATGATGGTCGCGACGTTGACAGCAGCAGCGACGACTGGCGTCTGCACTGCGAAGCACGTCTCGTGTTGCAACTGGACGGCTACCGCCGCATGGGCAGCGACGGGCGCTGGACGGCGGTCAGTTCGCGCCGGCACCGCCAGCAGTATCTCGAGGGTGTCCTGGCCGCACGCGGCCCGGTTGAGCGTGAGCGCCTGGCAGCAGCGGCATTGCGGCTGTGGACCGCCAGCCCGCCCGTCCAACTGCACCATGACGTAAGTAGATGA
- a CDS encoding VapE domain-containing protein: MHTPHPTQDIVPAFLQAMHAHGIVPDARGRDALNADGTLVRFHVEGDRRGTRNGWAVLFGDNVPAGEFGSWRTGIRHAWCAKSPTTLSAAEQRAIRQRQEAARSARERDQREREDAAAKVANVLWNRAIPADAHHPYLVRKGIHAHGLRVAPWPVRNSDGLVFRHIDNALLVPVMNSAGRIVSLQAIFPRMDPALGRDKDFLSGGRKQGCFHVIGKPVPGQPIAIAEGYATAESIHQATGWCAVVAWDAGNLGPVGQAWRGAMPDASFVLCADNDQWTRQPLDNPGVTLATQTAADIDARVAWPEFAALHGDDDRPTDFNDLHLREGLDAVRTQLLPPVPPAAGDDVAQDDAPSSGSARYQVPGNLSAFDAFTPFPDTSARGRPLPTARNLAELCRRTGVTVRYNVIRKDLEILVPGLQTTVDNAKEVAAGEVMDCMHRAGMATASFETNLCQVAEANPYNPVASWITSRPWDGQRRLQAFFDTVQEAQPTRMADGRVLKEVLMRRWLISGVAAAFEPDGVVARGVLTFVSKQNLGKTRWARQLAPAELQLIADGVVLDPANKDSVKQVISKWIVELGEVDATFRRTDIAALKSFISRSHDEIRRPYARTESRYARRTILFASVNDERFLRDATGNTRWWTVHAVALGEPARIDMQQVWAEAHALYSSGETWHLSAEELDALNATNSEHEPISPIAELIDRHFDWSLPAEHWSAHYRATEIVIAVGIDKPNRREVNEAAAYVVKRHGVRTRVVGKERAKVWLMPQRRRSLAEHAAGPF; encoded by the coding sequence ATGCACACACCGCATCCCACGCAGGACATCGTTCCCGCGTTCCTGCAGGCCATGCACGCGCACGGCATCGTGCCGGACGCGCGCGGCCGCGACGCGCTCAACGCCGATGGCACGCTGGTGCGCTTCCATGTGGAAGGCGACCGTCGTGGCACGCGCAATGGTTGGGCGGTGTTGTTTGGCGACAACGTGCCGGCCGGCGAGTTCGGCAGCTGGCGGACCGGCATCCGCCATGCCTGGTGCGCGAAATCGCCGACCACGTTGAGCGCCGCCGAGCAGCGTGCCATCCGGCAACGCCAGGAGGCGGCCCGCAGCGCGCGCGAACGGGATCAGCGCGAGCGCGAGGACGCCGCCGCCAAGGTGGCCAACGTGCTGTGGAACCGAGCCATTCCCGCGGATGCCCACCACCCCTATCTCGTACGCAAGGGCATCCACGCACATGGCCTGCGTGTGGCGCCATGGCCGGTGCGCAACAGCGATGGCCTGGTCTTCCGCCACATCGACAATGCCCTGCTGGTACCGGTGATGAACAGTGCGGGCCGGATTGTCTCGTTGCAGGCGATCTTTCCACGCATGGATCCGGCACTCGGACGCGACAAGGACTTCCTTTCCGGCGGCCGCAAGCAGGGCTGCTTCCATGTCATCGGCAAGCCGGTTCCCGGCCAGCCGATCGCCATTGCAGAAGGTTACGCCACGGCCGAATCCATCCACCAGGCCACCGGCTGGTGCGCGGTAGTGGCTTGGGATGCCGGCAACCTCGGCCCGGTCGGCCAGGCCTGGCGCGGCGCCATGCCGGACGCGTCGTTCGTGCTATGTGCCGACAACGATCAGTGGACGCGGCAGCCGCTGGACAACCCTGGCGTCACCCTGGCCACGCAGACTGCCGCAGACATCGATGCCCGCGTGGCCTGGCCCGAGTTCGCCGCGCTGCATGGCGACGATGACCGTCCAACCGACTTCAACGACCTTCATCTGCGTGAAGGGCTGGACGCCGTGCGTACCCAGCTGTTGCCCCCCGTGCCGCCCGCAGCAGGCGACGACGTGGCGCAGGACGATGCACCGTCATCGGGCAGCGCGCGCTACCAGGTGCCAGGCAACCTGTCCGCATTCGATGCCTTCACCCCGTTTCCCGACACCAGCGCGCGCGGGCGGCCGTTGCCAACGGCCCGCAACCTGGCCGAGCTGTGCCGCCGCACCGGTGTGACCGTGCGCTACAACGTCATCCGCAAGGATCTGGAGATTCTGGTCCCTGGGCTGCAGACGACCGTGGACAACGCCAAGGAAGTCGCGGCTGGCGAAGTGATGGATTGCATGCACCGCGCCGGCATGGCCACCGCCAGCTTCGAGACCAACCTGTGCCAGGTGGCCGAAGCCAATCCCTACAACCCGGTCGCCAGCTGGATCACCTCACGGCCGTGGGATGGTCAGCGCCGCCTGCAGGCGTTCTTCGACACCGTGCAGGAAGCCCAGCCCACGCGCATGGCCGACGGACGCGTGCTGAAGGAGGTTCTGATGCGGCGCTGGCTGATCTCCGGCGTGGCGGCCGCCTTTGAACCCGATGGCGTGGTCGCGCGCGGCGTGCTGACGTTCGTCTCGAAACAGAACCTGGGCAAGACGCGCTGGGCACGGCAGCTGGCGCCGGCGGAGCTGCAACTGATCGCCGATGGCGTGGTGCTCGATCCGGCCAACAAGGACAGCGTCAAGCAGGTCATCTCCAAATGGATCGTCGAGCTGGGCGAAGTCGATGCCACCTTCCGCCGTACTGATATCGCGGCGCTGAAATCATTCATCTCGCGCAGCCATGACGAGATCCGCCGCCCCTACGCGCGCACCGAATCCCGCTACGCGCGGCGCACCATCCTGTTTGCCAGTGTCAACGACGAACGCTTCCTGCGCGATGCCACCGGCAATACCCGCTGGTGGACCGTGCACGCCGTGGCATTGGGCGAACCGGCGCGGATCGACATGCAGCAGGTGTGGGCAGAGGCCCATGCGTTGTACAGCAGCGGCGAGACCTGGCACTTGAGTGCCGAGGAACTGGATGCACTGAATGCCACCAACAGCGAACACGAACCCATCTCGCCCATCGCCGAACTGATCGATCGCCATTTCGACTGGTCGCTCCCTGCCGAACACTGGAGCGCGCATTACCGCGCCACCGAAATCGTCATCGCGGTGGGCATCGACAAGCCCAACCGTCGCGAGGTGAACGAGGCCGCCGCCTACGTGGTGAAGCGGCATGGCGTACGCACCCGCGTGGTGGGCAAGGAGCGGGCCAAGGTCTGGCTGATGCCACAGCGCCGACGCAGTCTCGCCGAGCACGCGGCAGGGCCGTTCTAG
- a CDS encoding Mor transcription activator family protein, with the protein MNALPDSIQTLAEVIGESAALTLVRAWPPTTSSTTGRHRVIVYVPSTLPDQHRLIDILGHDVAQRLVAHFGGELLFLASCFAAGAHERREQIARAVASGMPREHVAREFGVSQTTIKRALRGARSAPPPAVHPALLKGYARA; encoded by the coding sequence ATGAACGCCCTGCCCGACAGCATCCAGACCCTGGCCGAGGTCATCGGCGAATCCGCAGCCCTCACGCTGGTGCGTGCGTGGCCGCCGACCACCTCCAGCACCACCGGCCGTCACCGCGTCATCGTCTACGTCCCCTCCACCCTGCCCGACCAGCACCGGCTGATCGACATCCTTGGCCACGACGTCGCCCAGCGGCTGGTCGCGCACTTCGGCGGCGAACTGTTGTTCCTGGCGTCCTGCTTCGCTGCCGGCGCGCACGAACGCCGTGAGCAGATCGCCCGCGCGGTCGCCAGCGGCATGCCGCGCGAGCATGTCGCGCGTGAGTTCGGCGTCTCACAGACAACCATCAAGCGCGCCCTGCGCGGCGCGCGTTCCGCGCCGCCACCGGCCGTCCACCCGGCCCTGCTCAAGGGATACGCACGCGCATGA
- a CDS encoding phage tail protein I produces MVIDGEARVNVPVAANLLPPNATHAERGLAGSIVARSLPVDITALWDADRCPAALLPWLAWALSVDEWKAYWPEAVKRARVRTAIAIQRRKGTAGSVRDVVAAFGGSVLIREWWQLQPKGAPHTFEAVMTIANQDGQSATAMFVEDVIGEITRTKPVRSHFTFTQGMQADAAIGALAAAHATAFRRLQLIGE; encoded by the coding sequence ATGGTGATAGATGGCGAGGCCAGGGTAAATGTCCCGGTCGCCGCCAACCTGCTGCCGCCCAATGCTACCCACGCCGAACGTGGCCTGGCAGGCTCCATCGTCGCTCGATCATTGCCGGTGGATATCACCGCACTGTGGGATGCCGACCGCTGTCCGGCTGCACTGCTGCCCTGGCTGGCCTGGGCGCTGTCGGTCGACGAATGGAAAGCCTACTGGCCCGAAGCTGTGAAGCGCGCCCGGGTGCGTACGGCCATCGCCATCCAGCGACGCAAGGGTACCGCCGGCAGCGTGCGTGACGTGGTGGCCGCCTTCGGTGGCTCGGTGCTGATCCGCGAGTGGTGGCAGCTGCAGCCCAAGGGCGCACCGCACACCTTCGAAGCGGTGATGACCATCGCCAACCAGGATGGCCAGTCCGCCACGGCGATGTTCGTCGAGGACGTCATCGGCGAAATCACCCGGACCAAGCCGGTGCGCTCGCATTTCACCTTTACCCAGGGCATGCAGGCCGACGCCGCCATCGGTGCACTTGCAGCCGCCCACGCCACGGCCTTCCGCCGCCTTCAACTGATCGGAGAGTAA